Proteins found in one Methylobacterium sp. CB376 genomic segment:
- a CDS encoding invasion associated locus B family protein has protein sequence MVRRAVLLAALLLAAGLPAGRAAAQGAVKQTFEDWQLRCETPAGAKAEQCALVQYVAAEDRPNLTLAVIVLRTADNRGTLLRVVAPLGILLPSGLGLKIDQADIGRTLFVRCLTTGCVAEVVMDENLIRQLKTGQQATFIVFQTPEEGVGIPLSLKGFAAGFDKLQ, from the coding sequence ATGGTGCGACGGGCCGTACTCCTGGCGGCCCTCCTGCTCGCGGCGGGCCTCCCGGCCGGCCGGGCCGCCGCCCAGGGTGCGGTCAAGCAGACCTTCGAGGATTGGCAGCTGCGCTGCGAGACGCCCGCCGGCGCCAAGGCCGAGCAATGCGCCCTCGTCCAGTACGTCGCCGCCGAGGACCGGCCGAACCTCACCCTCGCGGTCATCGTGCTGAGGACGGCCGACAACCGCGGCACCCTGCTGCGCGTGGTGGCGCCCCTCGGCATCCTGCTTCCCTCCGGCCTCGGCCTGAAGATCGATCAGGCCGATATCGGCCGCACCCTGTTCGTGCGTTGCCTGACCACCGGCTGCGTCGCCGAGGTGGTGATGGACGAGAACCTGATCCGGCAGCTCAAGACCGGCCAGCAGGCCACCTTCATCGTCTTCCAGACGCCCGAGGAGGGCGTGGGCATCCCGCTCTCGCTCAAGGGCTTCGCGGCCGGGTTCGACAAGCTGCAATAG